The segment aCTGGACCACACCCGTACTGGGACTGCACGGTGCTGGCAAGCCCAGCTTTCATTCCACAACCGTTTTAATCCTCCGCGTCCCGTCCTGCGAACAGCTTGACACAAAACTGTGACCTCTTCACATggccggggctgcagctgctccccacAGGCAGACCCTGCCTCCTCAGCCCTCGTCTAGACTCAGCCGGACAAAATCTAGCACTGACAAAACCCTGTTTCAAGCACAGGCCTGGCCTAGCGACCTGCAGGTGCTCCTTCCTAACGCCTTGTCTGGGGTTCTCCAAACcactgcagctcccagcccccgAAACCATTCCCACAACGTGGAACCCTCAGCTCACCTTCAAGAGTTCATAGAATTCAGCCGGGGATGAAAGCACCTTGACATGTGAGCTGGAGATCCCAAACTCTGGAACCAGGCTCCTGATCCACTGGAACCTGTGTGCCCCTTTGGGACAAAGGGAGCAGGGCGGGGCTGTGACCACCGGGACGGGAGGGGCCAGCAGCGGCGCCAGAAGGAGCCATGATGACCTGCgaaaagaaagatggagaaattCCGTCTGATGGAGCCTTTGCTGCCCACAACCAGCCTCCAGGCAGGGAAGGAAAGAGCTGCAACCAGGGCCAACGTGTCGTAAGGATTCACAACAGCaagaatgcttttttctttccataatcCCGGCTGAATCACCAAAACCGAATCTAGAAATATAACAAGAAGGTGGGAGAACAGACCCTGACATCATGAGCTCCTTCCCTGACTGgcggggagctgggggagcGACTCTGCTGTCAGAGCAGGAGCGCGGGAACCGGGCTGGAAGCTGAAGAACCCGAGGACGTGAACATCCCCGGACCAGACACCTGGCGGTGCCACCGCGGTACCAGCCGCCCTGTCCCCGGTCACTTCTGCATCGCCTTTGTCACACGCATCAGTGTGCCCACAGCCAGCAGTCTCCTTCACCGCCACCTTCGCTCTCGGCTGGGCTGAAGAGTCACTGTTTCAATTTCAGATAAAGACATTCTAAAAAGTTCCTTggcagaaaaatgcttcaaCCACTCAAACTTgtaaaaaaaggaacaaaaaaagagaCCACGATGCAGAGTGCAAGTCCTATCAAAGCAACGAAGGCACATCGCCAGAGCGACCCAGCGAGCGCGTCCCAACGGCACGAGCCGAGAACCACGGCTGGAAAGGAGGGAGCCCTGGTCACCGACGGCACTTGTGTTCTGCACAAGCACCACCAGAGGGTCAAGACTGCTCTTGCAAACTCCACGGGAACTGTAGAGACACAGCAGGAAGCtccttctttaaaaagaaatttcagaaCAAACTTAATTCCTTTGAAGTCACTTCGGGAAGAAACCAGCTTATTGCTAACGGTCATGCTTGGGGAGTGACAAGAAACAAACGGCATCTTGTCTGCTCTGGGGCTTCCTGCGTGTGGACCATCGGCTCACACAGAACCCCGGCAGGAGTTTGTCCACATGACAAAACCACATTTCAGCACAATTAGCAGCAGCAACTCCCATGAGATCCAGGAATCGATGAGCAAGAGACTGAACTGATCCCCAAAGCTGCCTGGAaacaccctgctctgcagaccCCGCCGGCAGAGCGGGGCCGGTGGCCAGGACAGCGCCGAGGCAGCGCGGCCCAAAACGCAGGAACGCGGCTCCCGCGGGAAAACCGGTCCCACGGGAGCGCGGGTCCCGCGAGAACCAACACCGGTCCCGCAGGAACCAACACTGGTCCCACAGGAACCAACACCAGTCCCATAGGAACCAACACTGGTCCCACAGGAGCGCAGGTCCTGCAGGAACCAACGCCGGTCCCACAGGAACCAACACTGGTCCCACGAGAACCAACAAAGGTCCCACAGGAACCAATACTGGTCCCACGGGAGCGCGGGTCCCTCGAGAACCAACACCGGTCCCACAGGAACCAACACCAGTCCCACAGGAACCAACACCGGTCCCACGGGAGCGCGGGTCCCGCAGGAACCAACACCGGTCCCGCAGGAACGCGGGTCCCTCGGCCACCGCCCGGACTCGTCCTGAGGGGCTCTGCCCCACCACAGGTCACCATGCACTTTACCAGAATTTGTTATGAGCAACTTTTAGGTTTTACCACAATCCAAAGCCCAAATGACCAGGGATTCCAGGAAGATGATTTCACTCGTTTGCTTCATGATAAAACGCTGGATCTCCGCGAGGTTTCCGAGCGCCCTTACGCAGAAGCCAGTTTGCAGTTGCGCTTCCTGGAAAATCCACCAGTTTGTCACTGACTATTCATCGCAGCAGAAACATGAGTCAATCTGCACAGGAATCCCTGGATGGTGGTTTTCAACAGATCCTGGGGACCAGGCTCAGACGCTGGACAGATCACCAACGTGGttaaaaaccacagaaatagtCCATAGATGTTAAacgagaaaaaaaatcaaggcgaaaaagaaacagaagaaatatggTTTCCAAGCACACTCTGGTCAATCCTGACGGAGCCTGAGCAGGACCTTTGCTGGACTGGGGTCCCAGGGCACAGGGGTGACAGCAGGGGAGCGCGGCCGAAGAGCGAGGACACCGAGCCGCAGCCCTTCAGAGGAGCTCCCAAAAATACTCtgcttttaaacaaacagaGCGTGTGCTCGCAGAAGCTATGGCCTGGCCCCACAGACTGCCAATTACATTCTCTGGAATCATTCCCACTGAGCTAACAGCGGCAAGTTTCACGATAGCAATTAATCAGCAAGGGGAGAGAAAGACTTTCCTTATCATTCCACTGGTCAGCCCTGGCCACCTATCCTGCCAGAAGCCACAACAGCAGCCGGGAAGCCACTCTCCAGACACACGATGCCAAGAAGCTGTTTTCTAGCACGGGGCACGAAAGCCACGTGGGGGGCAGGGTGCGGGGGCCCCCGggaggggtgcaggggctcCCAGGCGGGGTGTGGGGGCCCCCGGGCAAGGTGCGGGGGCTCCTGGGCGGGGTGCGGGGGCTCCCAGGCGGGGTGTGGGGGCTCCCAGGCGGGGTGTGGGGGCCCCCGGGCAAGGTGCGGGGGCCCCCGGGCAAGGTGCGGGGGCTCCCAGGCGGGGTGTGGGGGCTCCCAGGTGGGGTGTGGGGGCCCCCGGGCGGGGTGCGGGGGCTCCCGGGTGGGGTGCGGGGGCTCCCGGGTGGGGTGCGGGGGCTGCCGGGCAAGGTGCGGGGGCTCCTGGGCGGGGTGCGGGGGCTCCCGGGCGGGGTGCGGGGGCTCCCGGGTGGGGTGCGGGGGCTCCTGGGCGGGGTGCGGGGGCTCCCAGGTGGGGTGCGGGGGCTCCTGGGCGGGGTGCGGGGGCTCCCGGGTGGGGTGCGGGGGCTCCTGGGCGGGGTGCGGGGGCTCCCAGGTGGGGTGCGGGGGCTCCCAGGTGGGGTGCGGGGGCTCCTGGGCGGGGTGCGGGGGCTCCCGGGCCGCCGTTCCCGGCGCGGCCGCGGCAGGAGATCTGTCTGCGGCACCAGCGCCATTTGGTCGGAGCCTGCAGATCAATCCTACGCTTGTATCGATATCCGCTGATGCTATACTCTGGACTTTTTACTGCCTATGCGACTTAGAGTACACCTGTACTGAGTGACTTGTTTAATCCTATACTGACATTTTAGAACTTGTACAGTGTTGAGAGCCTCAGGCTTTTATAATTATCCAATAAATCGGTATTTTGCTCCGGCCAACAGTAACAATGGCACAGCACCGGCAGCTTCTACCCACCCGAGACTGAAAATAGTTCAAGCAGCCACCCAAGTACAAGGCGATCCTTTCAACTGCCTGCACGTGACACTCAGAAACCACGCAACGTTATGAAGAAATCATCAAAATTCCACCCTTCGACAAGGCAGCTTTCAGAGAAACAGACAATGGGGCGGGGGAGCCCTTCCCACGTACTGCACATCACCCAGCTCAccggaaagagaaaacagaactaaaaGGAACCACCTCAAGTCTTTTCGGCATAAAAAGTTGCCCCTAAATAGAAACGagggattttttgtgtgtgatctatttttaaaacctgtgGTCTTGGTACACTAACTCATGATGGAGCCGAAACGCTCCTATTCACTGCAAAACCTCATCTGCAGAACCAGGGCTGAAGTGAAACTGCAGCAGCCGGTGCCGTCCTTTCACCCACGCAAACGTCACCCCTCGGGGATCTACACGCTCCTCGGCTTTGAATTCAGTTCTGTCTTTCCAGGGCTCAGTCTAGTGATTTGTCTACACTGAAAACACTGACGAAACCAAAGGAGAAGTGTGAGAATCAGTTCCTTGGCGTAAGCGGGCAGACGCCGCAGAGCGGGCTCGCGCAGGGCCGGGCCGGCAGCAGCACCTCGGCGGCCCGGGACGCGGGGGACGCTGTGCAGCGCCACGAGACGCCGCCCCTGCGAACACCAGCGGAGCCCGCACAGGAGAGGGTGTCAGGGACCGTCCAAACGAACAAACACACGCGATCGTTCAGAGACCTCCGACCCAGCACAGTGCAACGCGACGCCTAAAGACCGTTTCTAAAACTCCTTCGAAGCATTCAGTTTGATCACTTCTGAACAGGAGCTGGTTCCAgagaaagaatcacagaatcacagaatggactgggttggaaaagccctcagagatcatccagtccagcccttggtccaactccagtccgtttactagatcatggcactaagtgccatgtccaatctcagtttaaaaacctccagggctggtgagtccagcacctccctgggcagccattccaatcctgaccactctctctgcacagaattgctttctcatctccagcctcaatttcccctggcagagttgaagcccatggccccttgtcctgttgctgatgcctgggagaagagcccaatccccacctggctagaactgcccttcaggtagttctggagagtgctgagctcagctctaagcctcctcttctccagactaaacaagcccagctccctcagcctctccccatagggcttgtgttccagtcccttccccagtcttgttgctcttctctggacccgctccagcacttcaatctctttcctgacctgaggggcccagaactgaacacaacactccaggtgtggcctccccagtgcagagcacaggggaaggatcactgcccttgtcctgctgaccacgctgtttttgataaaAAGAGAATCTTCCCTGGTTATTAGTGGTTTGGGATTGGCAGGAATTGCACTGCTGGTCGCACGGCCCCGCGAAAGGAGCAGCACCAGCGCCCAGGCCGGGGCCGGAGCAGcgccccccgcctcccccggcACGGGCGGCTCCGACACCGGTCGTCGCCCCTTTTCTGAGGGCGGTCGGGGGTCTCAGCTGCCGGGGACACCCCAGCCCGGCGGGCTGTGCCGAACACCCGAAGTCCGGCCAGGGCCGCTCCGAAGGCCGAGCAGCGCTGGCGAGAGCCGAGCTGGACAGCTGTCCCCGGCCCTCCCGGACAGCGCGAGACCGACACCGCAAGCGGCGCGACACCGGCAACCGGAGCGGGACCAGAGCCCGCGGCGCCGGGAGGGCCCGGCCGGGCTCGGCGCGGCTCCTTACCTGCGGGCGCGGCGGTCGCGGCCGCGGGCCAGGCGGTCGGAGAGGCGGCCGAGCAGCGCGGCCAGGCCCAGGCGGCCCCGCGGCAGCCAGGCCGACAGCCGCCGCCACAGCgccgcgccccccgccgccaTCAGCGCCGCGCCTTCCGCTTCCGCCCGCTGCCATGGCGACGCGCCCGCGCCGCGCTTCCGGTTCCGGGCCGGCCCGGGCCGCGCGCGTCGCTCCCTGGCTCGGTGCCCCCGAACCGGCGGCGCCCGCGGCGCTtcccgcggcccggcccggcccggctcggTTCCGTGTGCGCGGCGCTtcccgcggcccggcccgcctTGCCAGGCCCCGTGGAGAGGCCGCTCCGTTGCCCGCGCCGCTGCCGGCGGGCTTGGCTCGGAAGGGGCTCGGGCGGGACTCGCTGCCGGCGGCGCCGCGCCGGGGGCCGCAGCCCGAGCCCCGGGAGCTTCATCGCCGCcccggcagctccagcccccGGATCCCTTCgccttccccctccctttcGGCGAGCCCGGCCCCGGGAGAGCGGCTCCTTCGGGAAGGCCCCGACTCCTTCCGCGGCGGAACCGGCGCTCGCCGCCCCCGCGCGGGAGCTCCGGGAACGGGCCGGGCTCGGGCTGCGGCCCGGGCGGGCAGCGCACGTCCCCGCCGTTGTGTCCCCGCACCGCGCACGGCCGCGCGCAGCGCCGGGGGCCGCGGGTCtcgccgcccggccccgggaAGCCCGTTGGCCCCGGGAAGCCCGTTGGCTCCGGGAGGAGGCGCCGGTCCCCGGTCGGAGCccccggcgcggcgcggcccgTCCCTGCCCCCGTGTCTCGGCGCTCCcgccccaggcagagctccagaGCTCGTTTGCATTTCAGAGCAGCTGGTTCACCGCAGCCTCACTTCCCAGAACTGCGCTGCTGTTCGTTCCTGACTGGCAGCGGCGGCTCCTCCAGGGCAGATTAAActacttaaaataaaatccacGGACAGAGCCTGGTTTGTTTTCGAGGCCGAAACTGACAATTGCCAAACGAAATGCAGAGAAACCAGGTGGGGCAGGGGGTCCCGGTCCCCGCTCGGCGCCGCTCGCTGCCTGCTCTCCCGGTCCGGGTCCACCGGCCCCGAGCCAGGGCGGAGCGACGAGGAATCCCCGCCGGGACCGGGCCCGTGCGCCGCGGGGCGCCCGGCCGGGCGAGGGGAGTCCCGGCGGCCCCCACGGCCCGCCATGGCGGCTCGGCCTCTGCCCCCGCCACACCGGGTGCCAGCGCCACGGATCGCCCCGGGGCTCCCGGAGCCAGCGCTGGCCGCAGCCGCCGCCCGCGGGAGCCACGGCCGGCACCGGCCCCCCGGcgcggggacagcggggggcgcggcggctgtgcCGCTGTGGCCTGTCCACCCCCTGGGAGCCCCCGGGCACAGCCTGGGGGGGGGAATTTGCCCCTTATTGTCCCCAGATGTGTATGTAGATCGAGGGGCTTTTGTACCCCACGGGTGTCCCGGGAGCAGCGGCCGGGCTGGCGGCAGCCTGGCACGTTGTACTGGACATAAAGGCCCCGGCGACGTGGGGATGCTGGATCCGCCGCCCCACTCAGGGCAGCCGGGCCCGGCCCGCCTGGGCAGGGGGACCCCGCGCCTGCACCGCACCCCGCAGCAGACGGGGTCCGCAGTGCGCTCCTGGGCCACCGGTACCCCCGGTGCCCAGCGGCCACCCCCTGCGGGCCACCCTCGGGCAGGACTCCCACCCCGGAGAGGGCGGCCCGGGGGGTTCCCGGCCGACCCGGGGGTGCCCTCGCCCCCACGCCCCGGGTCGgggcagcccggcccggccggaCCCGGCTTGCCCGGAGGGGAGCGCGGGGGGGCGGCCGAGCCTCTCCTCTTCTTAGAAGGAAAGAGCGCGcaggggagcgggagggggcggccgcgctgcccggAATGGGCCGGCGGTGGCTGGCGGCGCGCCgaggcgggccgggccgggcggggcggcgggagggcgCCGGGAGCGTTACAAGAAGCCGCGCAGTTCCAGGAAACCGAGGGCGGGCTCTGCGCCCGCTATAAGAGGCCTCCCCGGGCGGCCCCGGCAGCTCCGCCGCCGACCGCCGCCGcacgccggccccgccgccgccgagACCGGCCCCGGCACCCGCGCCCAGGTACGGAGCTGCCCGcagcgggacgggacggggccTCGGGGAGGGGAGAGACGGGGACCAGGGCGTCCCGCGGGGAGGAGCAGGCGGGTACCGGGAATGCCGGTGCCCCCCGGGGCCGGCGGTAGCCGGGATGCCGGTGCCTCGGGAGGGCGATAGCCGCGGGCCAGGAATGCCGGTGCCGCCCGGGAAGTGAGATCGCCAGGAGCGGTGGAGCCGGTGCCCCCTGGCAAGGGCATagccggggccgggggctgATAGCGCGGGAGCCCCCAGGAGGGCAATAGCCGAGGATCGCGGGTGCCGGTGCTCCCGGGAAGGGAGAGCCGGGGGCCGGGGGTGCCGGTGCTCACTGCCGTCTCTGCCGCAGGTGATGGTGTAGCAGCCGCTGCTCCCGGCAGCAGCACCCCGAGCACGCAAAGCTGGCTCCCTGCGCCATGGTCACCCACAGCAAGTTCCCCGCCACCGGGATGAGCCACCCCCTCGACACCAGCCTGCGCCTCAAGACGTTCAGCTCCAAGAGCGAGTACCAGCTGGTGGTGAACACGGTGCGCAAGCTGCAGGAGAGCGGCTTCTACTGGAGCACGGTGACGGGCGGCGAGGCCAACCTGCTGCTGAGCACAGAGCCGGCCGGCACCTTCCTCATCAGGGACAGCTCGGACCAGCGGCACTTCTTCACCCTCAGTGTCAAGACGGAGTCGGGCACCAAGAACCTGCGCATCCAGTGCGAGGGCggcagcttctccctgcagagCGACCCTCGCAGCAGCCAGCCCATGCCCCGCTTCGACTGCGTGCTCAAGCTGGTACATCACTACATGCCGCCTGCGCCGTGTACTGTCCCCGAGCAGCCGGGGGGAGACCTGCACCCCAAACGCACCTACTACATCTACTCGGGAGGTGAGAAGATCCCCCTGGTGCTGAGCCGCCCACTGTCCTCCAGTGTCTCCACCCTGCAGCACCTCTGCCGCAAGACTGTCAACGGGCACCTGGACTCCTACGAGAAGATGACTCAGCTGCCAGCTCCCATCAAGGAGTTCCTGGACCAGTACGACGCCCCCCTCTAAGGGGCTGGTGGAGCGAGGTTACACGCTACAAGCACAAGAGCAGGGGACAGGCACAACCTCCCGCCAGCACGGGGACTCGCAGGGCACACCGAGCCTCTCCCTCTGGGAAGGAGTGGGGGGGACTGGGGCAAGCCTTGGTGCTGGGGGACCCCCCGAGGAGGTGCGACACCCCCTCTCCGCAGGGAGGAGACTGCTCTGGTTGGACCGTGGATGTTATAGTGTGGAGACCTCCCCGTCACAGCCGGGGAGAGCCCGTGGGCAAAGGCCCCGCAGGCTTGGGcagccgggatggcacccgcaGCACGGGAGGACACGTGCCCCGTCAGCCATGTCCCTACCGTGGGACCACGCCTGGGGTGTCCTGGCGACAGCCCCTCTGCCACCAGAGAACGGAAAGAAAGCACTGGAGTCCAGCTCATGCCTGATCGCTTTTCCTCCGTTTTAAGGGGAAAGTGTTTTTTGCCCATACCGTACTTTACCTCTTGCTGCCTCCTTGTGGGTGGAAGCTCCTTTCACACCGGGCCTCAGACTTGGAGGTCACTGCCTTTTTCCCCTCGTTGCCATTTTCCGGGGGACTAAGCCTTAATACTCTCCCTGCCCCATGGTCTGGGTTACTGTACATCATTTGGTGACACTGCGCGATAACGgtcctggtgctgcagagccagagGGGAAACAGCGTGTCCTGATGCTGCTGAGAGTCCCGAGTGACCACGTCTGCAAGGAGCACCCCCGGGCGCCGGTGCTGCCGCCGGACCTCCCCGGCGGCTCCCGCAGGCCCCGGCGCACGGCTGCCAGGCAGGAGGACCCCGGAGCGCGTCATCTCACGAGTGATTTCTGCGTCCGCCTGGAGAAGCGCTTGGGCTTTCCTGgcttttttaaattctattttcttttttaaccaaaGAGATGTTTACAGGCCAACGTGAATCACTGTCTTTTATAAAGATCCATCGTCACCTCCAGCCTCGAGGGCTGAGCAAAACCATGCTTGAAAattcaaccaaaacaaaactcagatGAAACTTTgcacatatttatatttatattcagaaaggaaatgtttcCGTAATTTATAATAAAGAGcactattttttaatgaaaaccctgagatctgttttgtttcctccccTGCACCGTCAGGTCCACTCAGGCTCCTGACATGACGCACGGCCCCCCGGCCGCTGCTCTGGCTGCGCCGCCGGGACGGTGTTTACACCATGTAAGCGCCGGCTTCCTGGAGCCGCTCCGGGTGCCGGGTGATCCCGCCGCAGTGACTCACAGCCCGGCGTGCGTAAGCGCTGCCCCGGCGCTCAGGTATGTCTGAGCCCCGCCAAGTCGCTCTGCCGGTTGAGCCGCGTGGGGACAGTGCCGGCTCCAGGCACGCGGTGCAGCCACAGGCTGTCCCTGGACCCCAGAGGCGTGGGAATAACCTGGAAGCTCCGTTGGGGCAGAGGGGCGGGCGatgctgagctgcagagctgtgtctgGGGGACGCCTCTGCGGCCCCTGTGTCAGACAGCCCTGCCAGTGCCCCCGGCCCCCGCGGTGCCCCAGCCCCGCACCGCGGGCATCGTGCCTGGCGCTGTGCGCCGAGCCTGGGGAAGCCCAGCGCCGGGAACCGGCTTCCCTCGGGAGCCAGGCCAGCACAGACGGGTGGCGGATGCGCCCGGCTCAGGCTGCAGGCGCAGCGCGGTCCCTGTGACTATTTTGGTGCTGCTCTCCGGGATGCGCTCAGGGCTGCCAGGAAGCGTGGCGCAGCCTGCCCGGGCACCCGCCAGAGCTATGCGAGGAATGTCCACGCGCGGGTGGCCGCCCGCCAGGCCCTGCCGAGGCACATCCCCACAGCCACggctgctggcagcaccagTGGCTACTGGCCCGGTGCCAGGGAACAGGGTGGGAGCGGCGCCgagggcagagcagcccccgGGGGTGAGCATCACCCCTGTGACAGTGCCTGCGGAGGGACCTGCAGCACCGCAGCCCTCGGGCAGGACAGGGCGCAGCACGGCTGGGGAATCCGGGTTCCATGGGCTGAGCGCCCCCAACCCCCGCAGAGCGAGGGGTTCGCTGCACGCTGCCGTGGGGCTGCCTGCGGCGGCCCTGCTCCATCACCGCTGCCCAGAGGATCCCGGGCGCCCGCACCGCGGTCCAGGGGCCCCTTCCCCCCGCGCAGGCCGTGGCGGTGCTGCGGCCGCAGTGAGCCGGAGTCCGGGAAGCTCCGCCAGCCCCGTGGGTTTCTTGGAATCAACCCAACCTCACGGCAGCAGTGACACAGCGGCTGGCGGGCAAATCTCTGCTGAAGGTTTCACAAACCTCCTGCCTTCTCCAGAAAAGCCAGGCGGACTTGGCCCCGTGTTTCGTAAGCAGCTGGTCGAGTGTGTCACAGGCAGCCAGTTCTCCGCAGCCCGTggccggggctggggccggCTGAGCTCGCCCCCGCAGCAGCTTCCTGGATGGGGACAGCGTTCTCATGGTGATCAGACCCTGTCACTGCGCCCTGGAGCCAGACGGGAAACAGGGCACGAGCATGGGGGGCTGGGAACGTGGCTGGGACACCGTGGTCCTGCAGGTCCTGGATCCCGTGTCCCCGGGGCCGGCACCGGGTGGGCACAGCCAGCATTCCTGGAGggggctcagggcagcagggacCGGCCAG is part of the Columba livia isolate bColLiv1 breed racing homer chromosome 18, bColLiv1.pat.W.v2, whole genome shotgun sequence genome and harbors:
- the SOCS3 gene encoding suppressor of cytokine signaling 3, with the translated sequence MVTHSKFPATGMSHPLDTSLRLKTFSSKSEYQLVVNTVRKLQESGFYWSTVTGGEANLLLSTEPAGTFLIRDSSDQRHFFTLSVKTESGTKNLRIQCEGGSFSLQSDPRSSQPMPRFDCVLKLVHHYMPPAPCTVPEQPGGDLHPKRTYYIYSGGEKIPLVLSRPLSSSVSTLQHLCRKTVNGHLDSYEKMTQLPAPIKEFLDQYDAPL